From a single Toxoplasma gondii ME49 chromosome II, whole genome shotgun sequence genomic region:
- a CDS encoding hypothetical protein (encoded by transcript TGME49_297430), protein MVRGAYSRGGTSRYNSNTASRGTGVRSWARARVYGMKNNSRLPAGRGRGGPSSNLAISRGRYTNYRGASSYGRGRGGYTNNRGSSMAAYRNNMPRNGVQSYRERLSQRGGRGARGGAFASRRGGLRGGRGGARGGFRGGRGGRGTRGGRGGRGGAPVNKESLDAELDKYMGDDNIKKRLDNDLENYFSRSGGVGGAPAPGSGAAGPAGDDASRVAAGVVANGTAADAGVASTGVAPRGGMDVSMDNSL, encoded by the exons ATGGTTCGGGGAGCATACAGCCGAGGTGGCACCAGCCGCTACAACAGCAACACTGCGAGCCGCGGGA CCGGTGTACGCAGCTGGGCGCGAGCCCGCGTTTACGGAATGAAGAACaactctcgccttcctgcgGGACGAGGCAGGGGTGGACCTTCTAGCAATCTCGCTATTAGCCGAGGAAGATACACCAACTACCGCGGCGCCAG CTCCTACGGACGTGGTCGTGGTGGATACACAAACAACCGCGGCTCTTCTATGGCTGCTTACCGCAACAACATGCCTCGCAACGGCGTTCAGAGCTACCGCGAAAGATTGAGTCAGAGAGGCGGTCGAGGCGCCCGAggcggcgccttcgcctcgcggAGAGGAGGCCTCAGAGGCGGACGCGGCGGGGCGCGCGGCGGCTTCCGCGGCGGACGCGGGGGAcgaggaactcgaggcgGTCGCGGCGGACGAGGAGGTGCGCCGGTGAACAAAGAGTCTCTGGACGCCGAGCTCGACAAGTACATGGGCGATGACAACATCAAGAAGCGCCTGGATAACGACTTGGAAAACTATTTTAGCCGCAGCGGCGGTGTCGGGGGTGCGCCGGCCCCTGGATCTGGAGCCGCTGGTCCGGCCGGTGATGACGCTTCGCGCGTTGCAGCAGGAGTCGTTGCCAACGGAACTGCGGCCGATGCCGGCGTCGCTTCTACTGGAGTTGCCCCGAGAG GAGGCATGGATGTTTCTATGGACAACAGTCTTTAG
- a CDS encoding hypothetical protein (encoded by transcript TGME49_297440): MHAIYAPTAEIESILGDTSAGPRVASGEIWDPSSTFCSPIASDRDGKLEGKTEDEQDDGGLAELLSVQSEIQRQLVRVQEAMLSDCRVFSSLAARVAGGARSLQNPDLYRKQLARHTRNKSTTPLFVPFRPLNQQQRTETRHATHSNVFEGRSGDPRLPYVSAAAPAPRFLCTSPSSGVSRIKRVSSARAAQAEQYNRLHFRVTNSARPDAATGRFSASTPVAASPQMNQVGRKRTTFTAFKAALTAVAMMQIPHMLAPQVFHILGFSVSLNRLSRPAQANTLADCVRWQVNESAPQTRKMHRSVHWQL; the protein is encoded by the exons ATGCACGCCATTTACGCTCCTACTGCTGAGATTGAGTCGATACTGGGAGACACGTCGGCCGGACCAAGGGTAGCTTCTGGAGAAATCTGGGACCCTTCCTCCACCTTCTGTTCACCAATAGCATCGGATCGAGACGGGAAGCTGGAAGGcaaaacagaagacgagcagGACGATGGAGGCCTTGCTGAGTTGCTGAGCGTCCAGAGCGAGATTCAGAGGCAACTCGTCCGCGTGCAAGAGGCTATGCTCTCTGATTGCCGAGTCTTTAGCAGCCTAGCTGCACGAGTTGCTGGAGGGGCCCGGTCGCTTCAAAACCCCGATCTTTATCGGAAACAGCTGGCGAGACACACCCGAAACAAGTCCACCACTCCTCTTTTTGTGCCTTTTCGGCCGTTGAACCAGCAGCAGAGAACCGAAACAAGACACGCAACTCACAGCAATGTTTTTGAGGGACGCAGTGGAGACCCTCGGCTGCCGTATGTGTCGGCCGCCGCTCctgctcctcgtttcttgtGCACAAGCCCGTCGTCCGGAGTATCGCGAATAAAACGGGTCTCTTCTGCAAGAGCTGCTCAAGCTGAACAATACAACCGTTTGCACTTCCGTGTTACTAACAGCGCCCGACCTGATGCTGCCACGGGAAGATTCTCCGCCTCGACACCGGTCGCCGCAAGCCCTCAAATGAACCAGGTTGGGAGGAAACGG ACGACCTTCACAGCCTTCAAAGCGGCGCTAACGGCCGTCGCTATGATGCAGATTCCTCATATGCTTGCCCCCCAAGTTTTCCACATCCTCGGGTTTTCAGTCAGTCTAAATCGCCTCAGTCGCCCCGCCCAAGCAAACACGCTCGCAGACTGCGTGCGTTGGCAGGTGAACGAGAGCGCTCCGCAAACTCGCAAAATGCACCGGAGTGTGCACTGGCAACTTTAA